A genomic window from Solanum stenotomum isolate F172 chromosome 10, ASM1918654v1, whole genome shotgun sequence includes:
- the LOC125842277 gene encoding uncharacterized protein LOC125842277, producing MDPFDSLVVKRIEGKEKLKKKIIKSQKSVSICCKGEGKFVPMKVAIQEASSKNSLLERINSLETRLFQLCLEIENARTSCSSSSNIQTPFAEKSKNNDAKRQAASSYPIFDFSQKQSHNLAQDLEKSTCMKKKKNPLHFGRSKSTKDIENIKSKNGKKKSLKASWPHLRILGC from the exons ATGGATCCCTTTGATTCTCTTGTT GTGAAACGTATTGAAGGAAAAGAgaagttgaaaaagaaaataattaaaagtcaaaaatcaGTATCAATATGCTGCAAAGGAGAAGGGAAATTTGTTCCAATGAAAGTGGCAATTCAAGAAGCTTCATCCAAAAATTCACTATTGGAAAGAATTAATTCTCTTGAGACTCGACTTTTTcag CTGTGCCTGGAAATTGAAAATGCAAGAACATCATGCAGCTCTTCATCAAATATACAGACTCCATTTgcagaaaaatcaaaaaataatgaTGCCAAGAGACAAGCAGCTTCTTCTTATccaatttttgatttttcacaG aaACAGTCTCATAATTTGGCACAAGAtttggagaaatcaacttgcatgaagaagaagaagaatccaTTGCATTTTGGGAGAAGCAAAAGTACTAaagatattgaaaatattaaaagtaaaaatgggaagaaaaaaagtttaaaagcAAGTTGGCCACATCTCAGGATCTTAGGTTGCTAA
- the LOC125841719 gene encoding uncharacterized protein LOC125841719 has translation MSRVFQIFPSFITKQTPHSVSGEFSDMAIVNDEREFEEETTHEELQEFDEDEEVDAEDDDDEDDDDDDGDEDDEEEEKEVIQSSGSGPQVHSIDDDDEDDEDDEDDEDDEGDSDDDDDDDNEDDEDEEEGEEEEDLGTEYLVRPVAHAEDEEDASDFEPEENGEEEAVEEEEEEDDDEETSGKVEAPPKRKRSGKDDDSDDDDGGEDEDDERPSKR, from the exons ATGTCTAGGGTTTTTCAGATCTTTCCCTCTTTCATCACCAAGCAAACCCCTCATTCAG TCTCAGGTGAATTTTCTGACATGGCTATCGTCAACGATGAACGTGAGTTTGAGGAAGAAACAACTCATGAAGAACTCCAAGAGTTTGACGAAGATGAGGAAGTGGACGCCGAGGACGATGATGacgaggatgatgatgatgatgacggTGACGAGGATGACGAGGAGGAGGAGAAAGAGGTCATACAGAGCTCTGGCAGTGGTCCACAAGTTCACTCTATAGACGATGACGACGAGGATGATGAGGACGATGAGGATGATGAGGACGATGAAGGCGAcagtgatgatgatgatgacgatgacaacgaagatgatgaagatgaggaGGAAGGTGAAGAAGAGGAAGATCTGGGTACGGAGTATCTTGTTAGGCCAGTGGCACATGCTGAGGATGAAGAAGATGCTAGTGATTTTGAACCAGAAGAAAATGGCGAGGAAGAGGCTgttgaggaggaagaggaagaggacgATGATGAAGAAACTAGCGGGAAGGTGGAGGCCCCGCCAAAGAGGAAGAGATCAggcaaagatgatgactctgatgatgatgatggCGGAGAGGATGAGGATGACGAGAGACCATCTAAACGATAG
- the LOC125841720 gene encoding uncharacterized protein LOC125841720: protein MDVPVKKPQVNGPKTLISDDILAKRLKNRERQRRYRERKRLKADNMKVLGTNQLVSLPVGVPMIVSPRDSTLLVNVAPLDSSVPVEVAPLDTSMPVNVAPRAYVKPVDVSSRESVTRVYSGRNWKRDARKAHVARQNEVSTNNMVSSDLASTGGGQATLLPHVEQSDVAMSNVISSPVTASENHGTPKSIPSRRNWKAEARNKKS, encoded by the coding sequence ATGGATGTTCCTGTGAAGAAACCTCAGGTTAATGGGCCGAAAACCTTAATCAGTGATGACATTTTGGCTAAGAGGCTAAAAAATCGGGAGCGTCAACGCAGATATAGAGAAAGGAAACGTCTTAAAGCTGATAATATGAAGGTGTTGGGCACAAACCAACTAGTTTCATTGCCAGTGGGGGTGCCCATGATTGTTTCTCCCCGGGATAGTACACTGCTGGTGAATGTCGCTCCTCTGGACTCTTCGGTTCCAGTGGAAGTTGCTCCGCTGGACACTTCAATGCCAGTGAATGTTGCTCCCCGGGCATATGTAAAGCCAGTGGATGTTTCTTCCCGAGAGTCTGTCACCCGTGTTTACTCCGGGCGAAATTGGAAAAGGGATGCCCGAAAGGCCCATGTTGCCAGGCAGAATGAAGTTAGTACTAATAATATGGTTTCATCAGATTTAGCTTCAACTGGTGGAGGTCAAGCAACATTATTACCCCACGTTGAACAGTCAGATGTCGCAATGAGTAATGTTATTTCTTCACCTGTGACTGCATCGGAAAATCACGGAACACCCAAATCTATTCCCAGCAGAAGAAATTGGAAAGCAGAAGCTAGAAATAAGAAGAGCTGA
- the LOC125841925 gene encoding transcription factor MYC1 has protein sequence MTDYRLWSNSNTTNTSDDNMMMDAFLSSDPSSFWPNRTSISPTPVNGGVGETMPFFNQESLQQRLQALIDGARESWAYAIFWQSSSTSDFATPSVLGWGDGYYKGEENKNKRRASSSSANFVAEQEHRKKVLRELNSLISGVQAAGAGSGSDDAVDEEVTDTEWFFLISMTQSFANGNGLPGLAMYSSSPIWVTGTEKLAGSQCERARQAQGFGLQTIVCIPSANGVVELGSTELIFESSDLMNKVKYLFNFNIDMGSVTGSGSGSCAVHPEPDPSALWLTDPSSSVVEAKDSLINSSSRDVQLVFGNENSENGTQNQQHSQQTQGFFTKELNFSGYGFDGSSTRNKNGNSSISCKPETREILNFGDRSKRSGSLFSGSQSQFGPGTGLGLMEENKNNNNNKKRSLASRGNNEEGMLSFVSGVILPTSTMGKSGGGGDSDHSDLEASVVKEAIVEPEKKPRKRGRKPANGREEPLNHVEAERQRREKLNQRFYALRAVVPNVSKMDKASLLGDAIAYINELKSKVQNSDLDKEELRSQIESLRKELTNKGSSNYSSSPPSNQDLKIVDMDIDVKVIGWDAMIRIQCSKKNHPAARLMAALKDLDLDVHHASVSVVNDLMIQQATVKMGSRLYAQEQLTIALTSKFAESR, from the coding sequence ATGACGGACTATAGATTATGGAGTAATAGTAATACTACTAATACATCTGATGATAATATGATGATGGATGCTTTTTTATCTTCCGATCCATCCTCTTTTTGGCCCAATCGAACCTCGATTTCTCCGACTCCGGTGAACGGAGGAGTGGGAGAGACGATGCCGTTTTTTAATCAAGAATCACTACAACAAAGGCTTCAGGCTTTAATTGACGGTGCTCGTGAATCATGGGCATATGCTATTTTCTGGCAATCATCGTCGACGTCGGATTTTGCGACCCCATCTGTGTTGGGTTGGGGAGATGGGTATTATAAAGGGgaagaaaataagaacaagCGTAGAGCGTCGTCTAGTTCAGCTAATTTTGTTGCTGAGCAAGAGCATAGAAAAAAGGTGCTTCGTGAGCTGAATTCATTAATTTCCGGTGTACAGGCCGCCGGCGCCGGAAGTGGAAGTGATGATGCGGTGGATGAAGAAGTGACGGATACTGAATGGTTTTTTCTGATTTCAATGACCCAATCGTTTGCTAATGGAAACGGGCTTCCGGGCTTGGCGATGTACAGTTCAAGCCCGATTTGGGTTACTGGAACAGAGAAATTAGCTGGTTCTCAATGTGAACGGGCCAGGCAAGCTCAAGGTTTCGGGCTTCAGACTATTGTATGCATTCCTTCAGCTAACGGTGTAGTCGAGCTTGGTTCGACTGAGCTGATATTCGAAAGCTCGGATTTGATGAACAAggttaaatatttgtttaacttCAATATTGATATGGGCTCTGTTACGGGCTCAGGTTCGGGCTCGTGTGCTGTGCATCCCGAGCCCGATCCTTCGGCCCTTTGGCTTACGGATCCATCTTCCTCAGTTGTGGAAGCTAAGGATTCGTTAATTAATAGTAGTAGTAGGGATGTGCAACTTGTGTTTGGAAATGAGAATTCTGAAAATGGTACTCAAAATCAGCAGCATTCTCAACAAACACAAGGATTTTTCACTAAGGAGTTGAATTTTTCGGGTTATGGATTTGATGGAAGTAGTACTAGGAATAAAAATGGAAATTCTTCGATTTCTTGTAAGCCGGAGACCAGGGAGATATTGAATTTTGGTGATAGGAGTAAGAGAAGTGGAAGCTTGTTTTCAGGCAGCCAATCACAGTTCGGGCCTGGGACCGGGCTCGGGCTCATGGAGGAGAACaagaacaataacaataacaagaaAAGGTCACTTGCATCAAGGGGAAACAATGAAGAAGGAATGCTTTCGTTTGTTTCGGGTGTGATCTTGCCAACTTCAACAATGGGGAAGTCTGGTGGAGGTGGAGATTCGGATCACTCAGATCTCGAGGCCTCAGTGGTGAAGGAGGCCATTGTAGAACCTGAAAAGAAGCCGAGGAAGCGAGGGAGGAAACCGGCCAATGGAAGGGAGGAGCCATTGAATCACGTGGAGGCGGAGAGACAGAGGAGGGAgaaattgaatcaaagattCTACGCTCTCAGAGCCGTAGTCCCAAATGTCTCGAAAATGGACAAGGCATCACTTCTTGGAGATGCAATTGCATACATCAATGAGTTGAAATCAAAGGTTCAAAATTCAGATTTAGATAAAGAGGAGTTGAGGAGCCaaattgaatctttaaggaAGGAATTAACCAACAAGGGATCATCAAACTATTCCTCCTCCCCTCCATCGAATCAAGATCTCAAGATTGTCGATATGGACATTGACGTTAAGGTGATTGGATGGGATGCTATGATTCGTATACAATGTAGTAAAAAGAATCATCCAGCTGCGAGGCTAATGGCAGCCCTCAAGGACTTGGACCTAGACGTGCACCACGCTAGTGTTTCCGTTGTCAATGATTTGATGATCCAACAAGCGACAGTCAAAATGGGGAGCCGGCTTTACGCTCAAGAGCAGCTTACGATAGCATTGACATCAAAATTTGCTGAATCGCGATGA